cttctaatatttttagaaaaattaaaaaatatatataattattttacggaattattagccttttatcaataccgacactttattattctattacagttactaattattattattattattattattattattatcattaacaatttttatcattttcagtattttaccagcttacgcacacgcataacatttatctttgcataattaaatagtagtatttatttagtgcggattttcaaagaaaaataacatatattattacacggctattataacaccatatgattttattacccgagtctaataatcacacattttggtattaagcaatattttgtcaccctcggtatatcattaattaaattaggtcttctatttaaatttagaagacaaactatttcttgcactcgatccgtattttgacttatcgGACCCCAAAccaaagtccgattaacccctaatattttttggactagtccgtatctcttatctcaatttttagaataatccgtgttttaatttattagcctattctcttaatacccagtctaaaaaattgacccagtccatttatggactgggttcGACCCATTTTCGTccaaaaaagggggaaacccTTAGGGCTTCCCCACATTTTCACCCGCCTCCTTCTTCACTtcctttcctctttctctctcgcCTCCCTCCACCTTTCCTCCGCCTCCCTCTTTCGTCGTCATCTCCCATCGCCGTCTCCACCCATCTCTCCATCATCCTCACCACCTTCTTCACCACCTCCACCACACCCACGTTCTCTTTCTGACCTCCTCACTCTCCACTGCCCCTTGCACTCCTCCACTACCTCCTGCCAACCCACTCACCACTGCCACCCCACTTGCTCTGACACCTCCACTACTTCCATCTCCGCCCCACTCACCCGACACTTCCTCACCTTCCCATTACACCACGCTACCCTCACCATCACCCCCACGCTCgtctgtcccccgctcctctctctccttcacaaagaaaccctagatctcccctataaatattgatTTCTATGATCGTTGAAAGGAGGAGCTTTGGGATTCGAAAAACCCTACAAGATAAACTCTTTCAATACCTGAAATCCCTTACTAAAACTCGGTCTTGGATCCCCAAAATCCCTTCAAGAAACAGAGGAAAATTCGAACCAAGGAGGAGAGGCTGGAAACCCCCAAAAACCCCGGAAAGCAAGGAACAAGTTTATTTTTTTTCAGTGGTAAAATCACCAATAATACTAGTTCATTAGCCGCCTCAAAATCTCCGTAAAAACCAGTTGCTTTAGTAAATCGTAGTCTCAAAATAGCTAGTCAAAATTCTAGAACATTTGTTTTCGTTTTCTGCTTTTATTTGCTTTGTGTTGTTGcaaatccgagcatcgcaaatTCCAATTCGATAGTATTCGAGTAGATTGAAGGATCCGAagtctcacttcgctgcacccgaagaaggtcagcaaTTTCCCCTCCTTCTCCTTTAATTTTGCGATTCTGTTTTAATTCCATTGTgttatatttttttagttttgtGGTGTTCATGTTTTATTATCTTCTCTAATTATGTGTGCTGGATTTAGTTATTCTCCTAAGTTCTGTCTTCTGCCTATTTAAATCTAGCAGTGAGTATAGGTTGGTTGATTTGACTATACAGTTGTTTTGCGTGTTTTGGCTTTAAACTTCTCTACCGTGTTAATCTAAAATATGAAGTCATGTAAGTTTGGGGTCCTAAGTTTCAGAGTAAGTTTGTTTTGTTTAGAGGGATAATGAGTATGAACTGAATACGATTGTTTGTGCTAGCTTTAAGTCACATTGTTCTCCTAAGATGTATTATGTTTAAGCTGTATGAGAAGTGAAAGTAGCGTCAAACTCCCGTTCATCTTTTTCATTATGTATTAGAAGTCAATTTCTTTTATGGCATAATCAAGAAATATAAATGGATACATTATTTTGCCTGTTAATGCATAGACTGTGTAAATTGCGAAAAACGAATATGCCTTGGTAGAAAAAGAGATCTATTTGTTGTTGTGTAGTGATCTccaataccttttttttttttttttcagtttcagCCTTTAGTTTTCATGTATATCTATTGAATAATTAGTGCATGCTGGTAGCTGGTTAGCATGTTTATAACTTGTTCGCTTAGTATGGAGATAGTTCAGTCATAAGCATGCGATGTTGTTACTGTTTAGGGTCGCGTGCTGTTTGGTGTAATCGATAGTCTAACTTAGCATAGTTTTCCTTTTATTGAATTCAGATAATATAAATCAGTTAGGAACCCATTTTTTCAAGTCTAAGTGTCCCTCATATGGTGTATTTGCTGCTAGTTTAATTTGTACTGAGCATTCCCTTAATTTGAATCAATAGTCTTGGTCTGTAGCTTGTGGTGCGGTTAGCTGCCTGGTTTAATTATATAGGGAAGAGACAATGCTAATATGAGTGCGTTTTCCCTTGTTCCCAAGTCCCCAGCTTAGATTCCCTTTTGGTCTCAATTATGTTCTATGAAAATGTGGTAATCAGATTAGTTTGGCTGAGTTTCAACATCATGTCTTAAGGTTGGGTTTGAGAATGTGAAGTCATAGTCGAACTCGCTGGCTATTTTGATTCTGTTTACGAGCACTTATTGGTCTATTTGACTTCATATTTGTTTTAGCTTTTATCTGGTTGCTATATGTATAAGGCATGGAATCGATCCCTTTTCCTGCTCAGTTCTGAGTTCATTTTGATGGCTATacgaatcttttttttttccaactgaATATGTTTTCCCTTTCTTATACCCTTCCCCACAGTTTAGTTAAGATTGATAAATATTTAGACTTCAACTATCGATAACAAAGATCGATGAATGGCTGGAATTTGTTGAATACTTATCTTTAGCTCGTTATGGACATAAGTTGTGTATATGGTCGCGTCAATTTATTCTGCCCTTTCACCTTGTTCTGGCATGAGTGATTTAGTAGTCTTGGCGTAATTCTGAAGCAGCATTTGCTTAAGTTTATTAATAGTCTCTTAAATTATAAATCTTCGTATAAATTAAGTTTTGATATGAAGTTGTCGCTTGTTTCTGCCTTAACATAAGTAGGAATACACCTGAGTCAAGTTGGCTGTCTCTTTTCTATTTGTCCTCTAGGATTGATTTATAGAAATATTTGGTTTTGTGGTATAATCAGTGTACTTTCCAGTCACGCGTTTAGCTTATTAGTATGACTTGAATTTGGGTTCAGCTAAGCTTCTTGTATGATTTTCAGGCTTCTTCTCCTCTTTCCAAAATTAGATTTGCTTATTTCCTTTGATTCAAAACTGCCTCTTTAGAATAAGTCTCTAGTAACCTGAACATGAAAGGCTTAGGTATCCTTTTAGTTGCGTCCCTTTGAAATAAATAAGCTAGCCTAGATTCTTCTTTAAGATCTATTTTACTTGATATGTTGCCTGCTAAGTGGTTGGATCAGATTTTGTCACTAAAGTATTCCTGCCTTAGTGGTTTAAATGCCCAGTTTAGGCTCGTGTTTTTCTTTTACCATAACTCGAGGTTAACATGTAGAAATGCACTAGCACCTTTCCATACTTATTTAAAGAAATCACCAACCTGTGCCAAATGTGTTCTGAATTTGCCTCTTTCAACATAATGTGATCTCTCGTTTTGTCGaaattatatactaatcctttctttttgtttttttatgcatgaccatcacatacgagtccgaggtACTCGTTCCTCTtccacattcggtgttgggctaacaGCCCAACGAAATCTCCTCCGTGTCCAACCCATCCGTAACAATTTATGAAATTTCTGCTGGTTTGAGGCCCAACAGCAGCAAGACATACTGTAGCAGTTTTGAATGGGGGCTGGCTCCACGCCCGATTGCAGCAGCTCTCtctttaaaatgggctgagcccatttaaattatctattcctctatttattttgtgcatattaatttATATTATGCAActactctttgtttgttttgttttcttaatttagataaatcctaattaattagtagatttagttttagtaatgggtagttagtttaaggaagattaacaattaatttcataagCTTTATTCTTTTCgctttcatgttttattttatttggaatagttgatttgcaaaatagcatgattatatattttaagtaaagggaatcatattttattcttattatcatatacattttttaaatgtcactaatacgcaagtataaactcaagtattttataaataactttccaagtttgaatcaatcacgtctATTTTTAGCCGagtataattaaataaatcagtAAAACGGAGAAAGAAATTCATCACCTTtgcattctatttttttttaaaacaagtcTAGATTTCTTATACTATTATACTGATATAATGTCATATTGGTTAGGTTTTTTTAAAAGCTCctatttatatacaaatcattatattttgtcaGTCTCATTTTAcattaaaaattattattttaagcttaataacatttataagtttatctTAAGTGGACTACTACTGTGTATCTTTACAAGTTAGTCTAAATAGCATTGTTATTTTTCTTAAAACCTTAATAGCATTTACAATCTATTTTCTTAAgattttaagcattatatttagcctcaattaattaacctaagtttgatcggataaccgtaagttaacggattttaaaggatgcctaaccccttccctttaggataatatagagcctttacctagaatcacactggttaagtagactattaattgaggtttagtttttaactttcccttagttaacctctaggtgtcctaattcaccgttaaattaattaggtggcgactcctcaaataaaataaataggaatcaccaatacgtcatactccctaaatcgacccggttaaaatggggtgtgacacgagctacttcaatacccaaaaaatatttgagagacccaaggtctttcattttgaaacaatcactcaaatagctttgaaagttgcaagtgcgatggaatcattcccagaaataataagatcatcaacataaaccaagatattaatctgaatattccctctagtaaatgtaaaaagagaataatcagaataagattgaagAAAACCGTGCCCTTTCAAAGCAGTCACTAATTTTGCAAACTAACATTTACGGGCTTGTTTCAACCCATACATCGATTTGCACAAATgacacaccaacgtaggatctAGATATTTAAACCTGGGAGGGAGCTTCATATTcacctcctcatcaaggtcaccatgtaaaaaggcattatgaacatccatttggtaaagttcccaatttttggatgctgcaatggctaggaaggctcgaacaATAGTCATCTTGGCGACTAGAGaaaaagtttcattgtagtcaatccccgctttttgatgatttcccaacacaaccaagcgcgatttgagccattccacatctccatttgacaaaaacttggtcttgtacaccAACTGATTACCAAATGCTTTCTTacccggaggaagatgttccaaagttcatgtaccattgtcttccaatgcacgCATCTCTTGTTCcattgaatgtctccaaccttTGTGTTTTatggcttctttgaaggtcttaggctctttacccgaaataatagctgcaagaaacttacgataatttacagaaaaattgtcacaattaatatagtgtgccaaaggatGTGGAGTACCTTAGGATTGATTGTTAACGGAAGTTGTAGGGGACAGACTATTAGCAAAAATtgagtgtgtcacataatcacgaagcacaacatagggaaatttctcccgaaaaccacgccccaagccaccttccacatttGTGACTGGGGTATGGTGTTGTTGCCCCCCTCGCTGCCAGCGGGCTGTGCAGTGGCTGTTGGCAGCCGCTCAGCCTCGCTGCCAGCTGGCGCTGGGTTCCCAACGGGCTGGACAGTGGCCGTTGGTTGCAGCTCGGCCTGGCTTCCAGCAGGCGCTGGTTGGGCAgtggtttgcggctgctgctcggcagcctccgaactatcaacttcgcctcctaattcatccccgtacaccataaaatcacgatcaatttcagcaccctcatcaaaaaaactagacgaaatattaacatcttcctGACAATcaaaaggaaacacatcctccacaaactttacatcacgagagacaaaaaattccttcgtatcaagatcaaacaaccgccaccccttcttaccaaatggatatcccacaaactaacactttctgctccgactagcaaatttttcaccctgagtttttttattatgagtaaagcacaaacacccaaaagtacgaatagcatcaaaagaaggaggtttattgaataaaatttcaaaaggtgttttatttttcaatttgggTGTGGTGGTACaatttatgagatgagatgcagtaagaacacattcaccccagaaaaaaataggtaaattggcctgaaatctgagagccctcgcaacattcaacacatgtttatgtttcctctctaccctcccattctgttgcggagtacccacacaagaggtttgaaacaaaataccagtggcGAAAAAATAATCGATCGAACAATTAAATTCTGTACCATTATCTTTTtatacaactttaattgtttgattaaattttcgatcaaccatagcaacaaaagccataaacatcggaaacacttctgttttatcaaccaacaagtaaatccaaacagctcggaaaaaatcatcaacaattgttaaaaaataacgagctccacacgacgaaacatggagatatgggccccacaaatcacaatgtattttctcaaatattctagatgcattattatcacttaaaggaaatctgtctctaggatgcttagcacgtaaacacattttacaatcctttgctaaactactcttatcactactgacatgaggaagcaactcaactactctctcggaaggatgccccaatcgtcgatACCACAATTCCAATGTGgacgttgccacgacagtagacacatgttgcaccacgtctgttttgctaaaatagtatagtccatccctcctaactcccgttccaatcagctccttcagtgggtcctaaatagcacacatataagaattgaaagagacaatagtatgtaaattatcagtaagttgggggacggagagtaagttgcaacgtaaataaggcacataaaggacatgatgtaaggtgattttatctgacagtcgaacagaaccttccaaagaagcaaacaccttttcaccattaggcaaaccaataggacaatcaacagtatggaTATCAAACAATCAAGATTTTTCAACAGTAACATGATGAGGAGCACCAGTGTCAATAgtccaagaaaaaacatcaaacttaccattcaagcgattttcgaaaattgtagcattaccaaaaaatccTGTAATAGTCTTTCATTGATCGGAAGTAAAGTGCTGACCGACGGCAACGTTATTTGATGCGCCCTTGAATCGAGTAGGCAtgatatagtccccgggtcggtcttgaggaccgagaaaatagggagaattagactcaattttgggtggtggtgaAGGAGGTACGGAGTCACTGGCTATgaaaatttacgatgaagagagaaaaaaaaaacgtgtggtctccctacaaatatgctaccaaataataatatatggtaattagtaaCATGCCTAATTTGAAGTATATATCTATGTAAGATTTTGTTAGggaaaattttatttctttctctTACATTGCTGTGTGAACAACATGCTTAGTGCAAATTAGACATCGATATAAGCATGTATCGTTGACATAGTTTGATCTCTTTGTTTGCTACACTAAATTAGAAGACGAGGGGTTTTAGATTTATACATTTCCTTTTAATTTAGATTTATACATTTCCTTTTAATTTAGATTTAGATGCTCTTTTCTAATCCGTACCTTATTTGTATTTGTTGCACATGATGAAAATGCTTTACTCTCATGCAAGATTGGCCCATATCTGAGCATGTAGTCATGACAGCGTCTTGGGCTACATtcgacccaaaaaaaaaaaggaattcgcCTTGGTCGCctatggagacttttcttttcgTAGCATTCACTCTATCTCGGTTTGGACCTATGTTTAAACATGATATTGATAATTAGGTCTTCATTAATGACTGCTCTATTTTTTAGTAAAGAAGTTTTGGTCATGTAGTTATGTCTCAATTAAGGACTTTAAGGAATATAATAAATCCAACCTTTTAAACAAAAGGTATTAGTTGGAGACCCAAGGAAAAACTGTTTCTTCTTATAATATCAAAGTAAGTGCACAATGtggattttttttcttaaaataaaacttTGAAATCGCAACTTGGTAGATACTTTTTAactataagaagaagaaaaatgagtTGTTACGAGTTTAGGCCTTGATAGTCTAATTTTCTTTCATTTGCCAAATAGAATACTTCAGTAATTGATAATTGTGAATGTGTAATGTGTTTATGTTTTCTCCTCATAGATACATTCTCTTTGTGTGTTATTATAATTCAATCATATCTTTCTCCTTTATGATGTGTCACTGTTTATAAATAAAAATGTTAAAATTAGAGAATTTTTCTTTCACCCTTTCCTCTTGATCATCTTTATCACATCTTTATGTCCTTATTATGTTTTGATGTAAAGATCTATGAAGTAGTAATTTAGTTTTATTTACTTCTCTATAATCGAGCAAATAAACATGATGATGAATTAGGAGTTATCACGATTTATGATCTAATAGTAATATCATAAGTTCAAACTTCCTGGATAAAACATCTTTGTTCCATACTAATTATGTGAAAGAAGAAAATTTGTTGAAATGTTATTAtagttaaaaaaagaaaaattatttgAAAGTGTTAGGCAAGACAATTTTTTACTCCATATTAAATATTTGTGTGAAGGGAAGTAGTTATCTTGTGGAAAATAATGAGCAGCAAAAGAAACAATCTTCTCTTATTACAGGCATACATGACTGATTTTGTCTTCATACATTTTGTCTTTCTCCTTTTTGGAATTCTTTGCTTCTAGGCTTTGGTACATGGATCTctcttccacttttttttttttaacgagttGCCCTTCTTAATTAAAAAAGTCTTAAGTAATGAAATCAGTCATTCATTTATCGGCAATATCAGAATTGATTTTTAatgcatataaatagaaaatattATCTCTTCTTTATCAACtaatttataaaaaatattttaaatattatttttgtcTTTTATTATCGCGTGAAGAGCTGATAATTTAACTAATACACATCTAAGGTAACTTATTTTTTAATAatcaaatatataaaaattattgtTGCATTAAAGTTCAACGTGAAACTCAAGAAATGATAAAAAGAGGACAAATGTGGGGGAAAAAAAAGTAGAAAGTGATGGTTAATGTCTTTTGTGATGGAAAATACATCCATAAAATATCGGGTgatgaaaggaaaaagaaagcttACGTCGAAAGAAAGAAGTGGATCAAAAGCCAAAAAGGTGGTCACAATTATCGCAATTTGCGAGCCGACGCCCTTAAATACCGCACACTTTATAGGCACTTGATTGATCTCCTTTCATTTCTCACTTGTTCAATTCATTCCTTTGTAGTAGTATTACTTACTGTGCAAAGAAAGAATTAGAGATGGAGTCAATACTTATTATAAGAATAATCCCATTACTCTGTACACAGAAGAATAACCAAAAGTTTCTTACTAGCCACAAGCTATCCTAACCTTAATGACCAAGTCAAGGAATgaattttctcttcttttgtctCCACTATCTTCATGTTTTCTCTATTCTGGCCCCCCCCAATATAccacttttattttttatgttttgtcTCAAAAATCAAGATCATAGTGTATCATGCCGAAATCATATGGAGGGGTTCTTGTTCCTTTCGTTCTCTTATTAATTTCGACTAATATGGTTGCCCAGAAATCTCTTGTATTTGGGCTCATTGATGGTGATGATATCTCAAGAAGACCTGACCCTCTGCACCAGTTAAAGTCATATAATGGAACTTACAATCTTGGCGACAAGCACTATTGGGCTGTAAGTTTTTTTGTTTATAATGATACAAAAAAGTCTGTTTTTATTGTTAGCAACTAGCAAAGGAAGCTGCTGATATATATTGCTTCTAAAATTTACAGTCTGCGGCTTACACTGGCATCCATGGCTATGCAATTGCTGGGATATGGTTATTATTTGGTTTGGGTTTTGGAAGTTACATCCTTTTTAAGTATTTTCATGGAAATTCAACTCCAATTGTTGAGTATCCGCCTTCGTCCTATATTTTGATGTTCTCGCTGGTTGTTCTGTTTACCATCCTTGCCATGTAAGTTCTGCTGCTCCTTAATTAATTTGCTGGATTTCATCTTTCAAGTGTGTGTTACTCTACTTTTGAACTTATTCTGTGCTTTGTTCCTATGCTGGAACAAAGATACACGCACACACGCTTATTTTAAGATGACAAGTAAGGTGTTTCAGGGAATGCATTCAACATCATGTCATATTCATCAATAACTAAAAAACACGTCGAGTACAAAGCAACAAAACAAGTAGTTTGTACTGTTTAcctcgaatttggataatcaattgaatttgtaagtgggtataggatatgtgcttggatctcaATATATCGTAGGGAAATGAGGTATATGAACGTTATGTAGCAAAGCAGTTGATGAAGTGTATTAGTGTTGCTAAATGACATGCAATACTTGTTTGAAGAAGCAcaatggaaatgaaaataattgtTATGGATCGAGTCCGATATTtgagagagattgcatatatgtttgtctattacaagtgttcttggaaaatgaagaagccaaccccctTAAAGGAGAGGGATGAACTCTATTTATATTGTTGCCTctatgggcttcatacaatactaatcattaaaaaataagagaaaggacaactctgagtgggttaggttggccgtacggtctgacacccgtacgattggcagttgagcatgacaggacgctatcgacgcgtggcaaccgcgtaacggatctcccggactaacggccacgatcaaacggactaacggccatgaccaaaacggactaacggccaagatctcccggactaacggccacgatcaaacggaccaacggccacgatcaattcggaccaacggccccggtcaaacggaccaacggccacgatcaattcggctatggagaaatcggACCAGATGATGATCTTCACTCTTTTCCTTCGATCTCTGGTCTTACTGGTTCTAACAaatgtccgatttttaccgtatacatgtACATTATCTTTATAACAACGGTCAGTGTGTAGAAGTGAAACTCTTTATCAAACACATTTATGTCCCCTATTTTATATCGATCGATGATGATGATTACCTAAAAGGACTCGTTCATACTTTGTTTTACaagaaaaagaggaaaagaaGAAGAGTGACTGATGTGTctacttctttttgttttgtttggaaGAGTTGCAAGCAGTGTTATTTTGGCTGCAAACAATGGTTTTGAACATAGAGTCGAGAGACTTCGCCAAACAATTTTTGATGCTGGTGGGGATACTCGTCATACCATTAGAAGGGTAATAAAGGTTTTGCTAAATATGCAAACTCTTTTAAGCCCTTATAATTCACAGGCAGACCAGATGTTGAATGTGACAACCCATAGGCTTCGAAGAGGTTCTATTACGATTCAACAGTTTGTTGACAAAACCCGACACACAAGCAATGAAGCAATTAGAACTCTGTAAGTCACTGGCCTGTGTCATTGTAAGCTCTTATGCTCAATATCAAATTTATATCTTCCTTATATCTATGTTCTGTTTTGTTGCAGGTATGTTGCAAATATTGTTGTTGTCACTATCAATTTGGTACTTTTGGTTACTGCATTAGGTGAGATTCTGTCACACAACGCATAATATTTTGGTCTTATCAGAATGGAAGCTAGATGTATTTCCAATTCTTGCTATGGATTTTTAATTTCTGTATAGTTAGTTCCTTCTAACGTATGTGTAAATCGATCAATTGACATGGTTAGACTAATGGAATGCTGCTTTGGCTCAGTTTTGCTCGTTTGGCACTGGCCTCTCGGATTTATAATGTAAGTAAGACTTTGTTACTTCTGTTTGACAAAAATATTCTCAACGAGGATGCCTAATTAATTAAACATCTCTTAATTATTAGAATAATCTTGTGCTGCTGGATTTTGACAACTCTTAGTTGGGTGCTGACTGgctttgatttcttcttccatACGTGAGCACAAATCCTTCTCTTACTGTCGCTAATTAAgattatttttcattttaagcACCTATCTTTAGCAAATTTTTTTGCAGCTTTGCAGAAGACACATGCTCAGCTTTGGAGGACTTTCAGCAGAATCCTCAGAACAATAGCTTGCAACTTATACTTCCCTGTGCAGAATCTGGAACTTCTGACAAAATTTTAGTGCAGATTGGCTCCACTGTTCATAATTTCATTACTCAGGTACTATTATTTATAAGTATATACTAGAAACAAGATACGAGCATTCTCTTACCATTACTAAggcaaaaatttattttttattccaGTTAAATTCGAAGTTGAGAGAGGTACAAGGGTTAGGATCAAACGATATCGGGGAAAATAGCTCAGGAACGAGAGGAGTTTGCGATCCCTTCTCCGGTGCACCTAATTACATCTTTACAGCTGATCTCTGTCCTAAGGATACTATTCCAATTGGAGAACTGAAATATGTAAGTTATTATAAGCAGTAACTTACTGAACGTGAATAAGAATCTTTATGGCTCATCCagtgaaaaattggaaatttattTTACAGGTTCTATCAAGAGTTACATGTTATGGAGAAAATTCCACAGGCAATTGCGCAGGTGAAGGAAGATTTATCCCACAGGCCTCATCCGTGATATTATTTGCTTACACTCAATCTATTCAAGACCTGATTGAAATATTCCCTGATTTGCTGAGCCTAACTCAGTGCTCCAAAGTAAAACAAGCATTCGCAAACATTTTACAGCACCAGTGCAGGCCCTTTAGACGTTCAGCACGCATACTATGGTCATCTATGTTGTCACTTTCAATTATCATGGTACTTCTGGTATTGACATGGATAGTAAAAGCT
Above is a genomic segment from Lycium barbarum isolate Lr01 chromosome 12, ASM1917538v2, whole genome shotgun sequence containing:
- the LOC132621754 gene encoding uncharacterized protein LOC132621754, with product MPKSYGGVLVPFVLLLISTNMVAQKSLVFGLIDGDDISRRPDPLHQLKSYNGTYNLGDKHYWASAAYTGIHGYAIAGIWLLFGLGFGSYILFKYFHGNSTPIVEYPPSSYILMFSLVVLFTILAIVASSVILAANNGFEHRVERLRQTIFDAGGDTRHTIRRVIKVLLNMQTLLSPYNSQADQMLNVTTHRLRRGSITIQQFVDKTRHTSNEAIRTLYVANIVVVTINLVLLVTALVLLVWHWPLGFIIIILCCWILTTLSWVLTGFDFFFHTFAEDTCSALEDFQQNPQNNSLQLILPCAESGTSDKILVQIGSTVHNFITQLNSKLREVQGLGSNDIGENSSGTRGVCDPFSGAPNYIFTADLCPKDTIPIGELKYVLSRVTCYGENSTGNCAGEGRFIPQASSVILFAYTQSIQDLIEIFPDLLSLTQCSKVKQAFANILQHQCRPFRRSARILWSSMLSLSIIMVLLVLTWIVKAHQETGRSFDTCSIIPKSA